In Ensifer canadensis, a genomic segment contains:
- a CDS encoding transglutaminase-like cysteine peptidase — protein sequence MLKTITKMIAVAALLTGGLVEGAMALPANMTVTGATNPPIGHYEFCKINPGECRSNGADRGPMVLTRESWQKILEVNYDVNQGVTPMTDMEIHGVEEKWSYPDSVGDCEDYVLLKRRKLIESGFAGSDLLITVVLQPNGDGHAVLTVRTDRGDFILDNMRNKVLLWSDTEYTYLKRQSTEHAGRWVKLQDGRTVAVGSVRTQ from the coding sequence ATGCTCAAGACAATCACCAAGATGATCGCTGTCGCCGCACTTTTGACCGGCGGCCTGGTCGAAGGCGCAATGGCCCTTCCGGCGAACATGACCGTGACCGGTGCGACCAACCCGCCGATCGGCCACTATGAGTTCTGCAAGATCAATCCGGGCGAATGCCGCTCGAACGGCGCCGATCGCGGCCCGATGGTCCTGACGCGCGAAAGCTGGCAGAAAATTCTCGAGGTCAACTACGACGTCAACCAGGGGGTCACGCCGATGACCGACATGGAAATCCACGGCGTCGAGGAAAAGTGGTCCTACCCGGACAGCGTCGGCGACTGCGAAGACTACGTTTTGCTGAAGCGCCGCAAACTCATCGAAAGCGGCTTCGCCGGCTCTGACCTTTTGATCACTGTCGTCCTTCAGCCGAATGGCGATGGCCACGCGGTCCTGACCGTGCGCACCGATCGCGGCGACTTCATCCTCGACAACATGCGCAACAAAGTGCTGCTGTGGTCGGATACCGAATACACATACCTCAAGCGGCAGTCGACCGAACATGCTGGCCGCTGGGTCAAGCTGCAGGATGGCCGCACGGTCGCAGTCGGCAGCGTCCGCACCCAGTAA
- a CDS encoding PilZ domain-containing protein has product MFSFQQAQNTGPKPHQEGAFQRVSVNLTGRLMLANHDEFDCTAVDMSPGDVLLLSPARPRAGERIIAYIDHVGRLEGTVSRLAENAFVIQLNATERKREKLAAQLTWIANKHELGLPEDRRHDRLAPRKTLTELTLDTGAKYPCRIIDLSMSGAAVDIENRPPIGTQIKLGNMKGKIVRHFQEGVAIEFSGVQSREALTEFL; this is encoded by the coding sequence ATGTTCTCGTTCCAGCAAGCTCAAAATACCGGTCCGAAGCCGCACCAGGAAGGCGCATTTCAGCGCGTCTCGGTGAACCTTACCGGGCGACTGATGCTTGCCAACCACGACGAATTCGACTGCACCGCCGTCGACATGTCACCGGGTGACGTGCTTCTGTTATCGCCAGCCCGCCCACGTGCCGGCGAACGCATCATTGCCTACATCGATCACGTCGGCCGGCTCGAAGGCACCGTGTCTCGGCTCGCCGAAAACGCCTTCGTCATCCAGCTCAACGCCACGGAGCGCAAGCGCGAGAAGCTTGCGGCGCAATTGACGTGGATTGCCAACAAGCACGAACTCGGCCTTCCCGAAGATCGTCGCCACGATCGTCTTGCTCCGCGCAAGACGCTGACCGAGCTGACGCTCGATACCGGTGCCAAGTATCCCTGCCGCATCATCGACCTTTCGATGTCCGGCGCCGCGGTGGACATTGAAAACCGCCCCCCGATCGGCACGCAAATCAAGCTCGGCAACATGAAGGGCAAGATTGTCCGTCATTTCCAGGAAGGCGTTGCCATCGAATTCTCGGGCGTCCAGTCCCGCGAAGCCCTGACGGAATTCCTCTAA
- a CDS encoding PAS domain-containing protein, whose translation MNDIMRSKTSTQLFQYWNLIRGDRELPRRDEIEPSAIRTLLPELFILERDSFASIKFRLAGTHVCALFGQELRGQQFGTLWFGTQAGRTLQVSTQVMARHVPVMLSAIALTEDRRELEIEALLLPLASNEGHSDRILGSLSPLSRPYWLHAAPVSGLDVRGLRVLDPDRTAALLREPAMDEAFSPGIRQVQHLRVFEGGRDA comes from the coding sequence ATGAACGACATCATGCGCAGCAAGACATCAACGCAGTTGTTCCAGTATTGGAACCTCATTCGTGGCGACCGTGAACTACCGCGTCGCGACGAAATCGAACCGTCGGCCATCCGGACACTCCTGCCTGAGCTCTTCATCCTCGAGAGGGACAGTTTCGCCAGTATAAAATTCCGCCTGGCTGGAACGCATGTCTGCGCCCTCTTCGGCCAGGAACTGCGCGGCCAGCAGTTCGGTACACTCTGGTTCGGGACCCAGGCTGGCAGAACGCTTCAAGTCAGCACGCAGGTGATGGCACGACACGTGCCCGTCATGCTGTCGGCGATTGCACTGACGGAAGACAGGAGAGAATTGGAGATCGAGGCTCTGCTCCTTCCCCTCGCCTCCAACGAAGGTCACAGTGACCGCATTCTCGGTTCTCTCTCACCATTGTCGCGCCCGTACTGGTTGCACGCCGCACCGGTCAGCGGTCTCGATGTTAGGGGCCTCAGAGTGCTCGATCCGGATCGGACGGCGGCGCTCCTAAGGGAACCGGCCATGGACGAGGCATTTTCTCCCGGAATCCGGCAGGTGCAACACTTGCGCGTCTTCGAGGGCGGCCGCGACGCCTGA
- a CDS encoding rhomboid family intramembrane serine protease: MERDQAATPPEAEREGAVQRTHEPAFNLPAGLTCILLFLVAIHALRTYVFSSSLDQDIILNFAFLPARYDHPLAEQSLAWLWSPVTYSFLHGSWEHLIFNIFWMVAFGAPVARRIGMARLALFWALSAAAAVALHTVFHWGEMIVVVGASGVVSGFMGGAARFVFSPSGRISRQFAHLNRRLSFSEALSNRSVVVFSGIWFLTNFLVGFGMFTPGGADSVAWEAHIGGFLFGFLLFALFDPRD; the protein is encoded by the coding sequence ATGGAACGAGATCAGGCAGCGACGCCACCGGAGGCGGAGCGGGAAGGCGCCGTCCAGCGCACGCACGAGCCCGCATTCAACCTGCCGGCGGGGCTGACGTGCATCCTGTTGTTCCTCGTCGCTATTCATGCGCTTCGCACCTATGTCTTCTCGAGCAGTCTCGACCAGGATATCATCCTGAACTTCGCCTTCCTTCCAGCGCGCTATGATCATCCGCTTGCCGAGCAGAGCCTTGCGTGGCTCTGGAGCCCGGTGACGTATTCGTTCCTGCACGGAAGCTGGGAGCACCTGATCTTCAATATCTTCTGGATGGTTGCCTTTGGGGCACCGGTGGCCCGGCGCATCGGCATGGCGCGGCTGGCTCTCTTCTGGGCTCTTTCGGCCGCCGCTGCCGTAGCACTTCACACAGTATTTCACTGGGGCGAGATGATCGTCGTGGTCGGCGCCTCGGGGGTCGTTTCGGGCTTCATGGGTGGCGCGGCGCGATTCGTGTTTTCGCCAAGCGGCCGCATCAGTCGGCAGTTCGCACACCTCAATCGCAGGCTTTCCTTCAGCGAGGCGCTCTCCAATCGCTCAGTCGTCGTTTTCAGCGGCATCTGGTTCCTGACGAATTTCCTCGTCGGGTTCGGCATGTTCACGCCTGGCGGAGCCGACAGCGTGGCGTGGGAAGCGCATATCGGCGGTTTCCTCTTTGGCTTCCTCCTGTTCGCGTTGTTCGACCCACGCGATTGA
- a CDS encoding CBS domain-containing protein, with protein sequence MSVKAILNEKGRNVVTVGPRMTVQQAAVLLRDNHIGAVIIIDADDQITGILTERDIVAAIAKHGAACLEKPVSAVMWQNVYCCTEEMSVDTLMEMMSKLRARHLPVETNGHLAGIISIGDVIKHHIRAMEQEAEHIKAYIAG encoded by the coding sequence ATGTCAGTAAAAGCGATACTCAATGAAAAGGGCCGGAACGTCGTGACCGTCGGTCCTCGCATGACGGTTCAACAGGCCGCAGTCCTTCTGCGTGACAATCATATCGGCGCAGTGATCATCATCGATGCGGATGATCAGATCACCGGCATCCTGACCGAGCGCGATATCGTCGCCGCCATTGCCAAACATGGCGCTGCCTGTCTGGAGAAGCCGGTCTCGGCCGTGATGTGGCAGAACGTCTATTGCTGCACCGAGGAAATGTCCGTCGATACGCTGATGGAAATGATGAGCAAGCTGCGAGCCCGTCATCTGCCAGTTGAAACGAATGGGCACCTGGCCGGCATTATTTCGATCGGTGACGTGATCAAGCATCACATTCGCGCGATGGAGCAAGAGGCCGAGCACATCAAGGCCTATATAGCTGGATAA
- a CDS encoding patatin-like phospholipase family protein codes for MLNWTFTRSSQIADLTDPDGSSLSTTPSEPAVPPRPPKIAIALGGGAARGWAHIGVLRALDEEGIEVGMIAGTSIGALVGGCYLAGKLDELEAFARSLTVRRIAGLLDFAIGGGGLFGGLRLTKRMQEHLKGLSIESLDRPFIAVATEVHSGHEVWLEKGSLITAIRASYALPGIFEPINANGRTLMDGALVNPVPVSVCRAHEQQLVVAVNLNYDLYGRSAVVKHSAGTETLDMPAINEPTHHSARMGMTSVMVQAFNIIQDRISRARLAGDPPDLALHPKLNDIGLSEFHRAGEAIDRGYQEAKAKLAEIRRMQEVLVR; via the coding sequence ATGTTGAACTGGACTTTTACGCGTAGCAGCCAGATTGCCGACCTGACCGACCCGGACGGGTCATCACTCTCGACAACACCATCTGAACCCGCCGTGCCGCCCAGACCGCCCAAGATCGCAATCGCGCTCGGCGGCGGCGCCGCTCGCGGCTGGGCCCATATCGGCGTGCTCAGAGCGCTCGACGAAGAAGGCATCGAGGTCGGCATGATCGCCGGTACCTCCATCGGCGCTCTTGTCGGTGGCTGTTATCTCGCCGGCAAGCTCGATGAACTGGAAGCATTTGCCCGGTCACTGACTGTACGACGCATTGCCGGCCTGCTCGATTTCGCCATCGGCGGCGGCGGCCTCTTCGGTGGGCTGCGCTTGACCAAGCGCATGCAGGAGCATCTCAAGGGCCTAAGCATCGAGAGCCTCGACCGACCGTTCATTGCGGTTGCAACCGAGGTGCATAGCGGCCACGAAGTCTGGCTGGAAAAGGGCTCTCTGATCACCGCCATCCGCGCGTCCTATGCCCTTCCCGGCATCTTCGAGCCGATCAATGCCAACGGCCGGACATTAATGGACGGCGCACTGGTCAACCCCGTACCGGTTTCGGTATGCCGTGCGCATGAACAGCAGCTCGTCGTTGCCGTGAACCTTAACTACGATCTCTATGGCCGCTCTGCCGTGGTCAAACACAGCGCCGGCACAGAGACCCTGGATATGCCGGCCATCAACGAGCCGACGCACCACTCGGCGCGCATGGGCATGACCAGCGTCATGGTTCAGGCCTTCAACATCATTCAGGATCGCATCTCGCGTGCGCGCCTTGCCGGCGATCCTCCGGATCTGGCCCTCCATCCGAAGCTCAACGACATCGGGCTCTCGGAATTCCACCGCGCCGGAGAGGCGATTGATCGCGGCTATCAGGAAGCGAAAGCCAAGCTCGCCGAAATCCGCCGGATGCAGGAAGTCCTGGTTCGCTGA
- the hisI gene encoding phosphoribosyl-AMP cyclohydrolase — MTLTFETPSSNNAELENGPAFTPRFDEKGLITAVVTDARDGELLMVAHMNAEALALTIETGVAHYYSRSRKSLWKKGESSGNLQTVKEIRTDCDQDAIWLKVSVAGHDATCHTGRRSCFYRTVGTDGGRATVTITDDIRHFDPTEVYDKN, encoded by the coding sequence ATGACGCTCACATTCGAGACCCCCTCCTCCAACAATGCCGAACTGGAAAACGGTCCGGCCTTCACGCCCCGCTTCGATGAAAAGGGGCTGATCACCGCCGTCGTCACCGACGCACGCGACGGCGAGTTGCTGATGGTCGCGCACATGAACGCCGAAGCGCTGGCGCTGACGATCGAGACCGGCGTCGCCCACTATTACAGCCGCTCCCGAAAGAGCCTCTGGAAGAAGGGCGAGAGCTCCGGCAATCTTCAGACGGTGAAAGAGATTCGCACCGATTGCGACCAGGACGCCATCTGGCTCAAGGTGTCGGTCGCCGGACACGACGCAACCTGCCACACCGGCCGCCGCTCCTGCTTCTATCGAACGGTCGGCACCGATGGCGGCCGTGCTACCGTTACGATCACCGACGACATCAGGCATTTCGACCCGACCGAGGTTTATGACAAAAATTAA
- the folE gene encoding GTP cyclohydrolase I FolE — protein sequence MDAIVKNFPVLDNASDRPTQKEAEDAVRVLLRWAGDDPSREGLLDTPARVAKSYRELFSGYDLAAEDVLGRTFEEVAGYDDMVLVKDIPFYSHCEHHMVPIIGRAHVAYLPNGRVLGLSKIARVVDIYGRRLQTQESMTAQIAKAIDESLAPRGVAVMIEAEHMCMAMRGVQKQGSTTLTTTFTGTFQTEPAEQARFMTMLRGFK from the coding sequence ATGGATGCCATAGTGAAGAATTTCCCCGTGCTCGACAATGCGAGCGACCGGCCGACGCAAAAAGAGGCCGAGGACGCCGTGCGCGTTCTGCTGCGCTGGGCAGGTGATGATCCGAGTCGCGAGGGCCTGTTGGATACGCCGGCACGCGTAGCCAAGTCCTACCGCGAGCTTTTCAGTGGTTACGATCTCGCAGCCGAAGACGTGCTCGGCCGGACCTTCGAAGAGGTTGCCGGCTACGACGACATGGTGCTGGTCAAGGACATTCCGTTCTATTCCCATTGCGAACACCACATGGTGCCAATCATCGGAAGGGCGCACGTCGCCTATCTGCCGAATGGAAGGGTTCTTGGGCTTTCGAAGATCGCCCGCGTGGTCGATATCTATGGTCGCCGGCTGCAGACGCAGGAATCGATGACGGCCCAGATCGCCAAGGCGATCGACGAGTCGCTGGCGCCCCGCGGGGTCGCGGTGATGATCGAGGCTGAACATATGTGCATGGCGATGCGCGGCGTTCAGAAGCAAGGCTCGACAACGCTGACCACCACATTTACGGGTACTTTCCAGACCGAACCGGCCGAACAGGCCCGTTTCATGACGATGCTGCGGGGCTTCAAGTAA
- a CDS encoding iron-sulfur cluster assembly scaffold protein, which translates to MMDDIYNNRILDFAGNIPRIGVLENADAEAVAHSKLCGSKVRIWLKMDGDVVTDFAHDVKACALGQASSSIMARHVVGAQASEIRKARDEMLAMLKADGEGPSGRFEDMRFLKPVKDYKARHASTMLTFDAVVDAIGQIEARRLATAV; encoded by the coding sequence ATGATGGATGACATTTACAACAATCGTATTCTCGACTTCGCCGGCAATATCCCGCGTATCGGGGTTCTGGAAAATGCCGATGCCGAAGCGGTTGCGCATTCGAAGCTTTGCGGCTCGAAGGTCCGGATCTGGCTGAAGATGGACGGCGACGTGGTCACGGATTTTGCCCATGACGTCAAGGCTTGCGCGCTCGGGCAGGCATCGTCGTCGATCATGGCTCGTCATGTCGTCGGCGCGCAGGCGAGCGAAATCCGAAAGGCCCGCGACGAGATGCTGGCGATGCTGAAGGCCGACGGGGAAGGTCCCTCTGGCCGTTTCGAGGACATGCGGTTCCTGAAGCCGGTGAAGGACTACAAGGCCCGGCACGCCTCGACCATGCTCACTTTCGATGCTGTCGTCGATGCGATCGGCCAGATCGAGGCCAGGCGTCTGGCGACGGCCGTCTGA
- the yidD gene encoding membrane protein insertion efficiency factor YidD codes for MCRDPHCEHPPMAGSESAGGGRNWSGPFRRTPGRLLGMAFIRAYQLTLSSFIGNACRHLPTCSEYGYEAVARHGLWAGGWMTLFRVARCGPGGTHGFDPVPERLKGRHHWYAPWRYWQPRPKGG; via the coding sequence ATGTGCCGGGATCCGCATTGCGAACATCCGCCCATGGCTGGCTCTGAGTCTGCGGGCGGCGGGCGCAACTGGTCCGGTCCTTTCCGCAGGACGCCGGGGCGCCTGCTTGGCATGGCCTTCATCCGTGCCTATCAGTTGACCCTTTCCAGTTTCATCGGCAATGCCTGCCGGCATCTGCCGACCTGTTCGGAATATGGCTATGAGGCAGTCGCACGCCACGGCCTGTGGGCCGGTGGTTGGATGACGCTTTTTCGCGTCGCGCGTTGTGGCCCGGGCGGAACCCATGGGTTCGACCCGGTGCCGGAGCGCCTGAAGGGCAGGCATCATTGGTATGCGCCGTGGCGCTACTGGCAGCCGCGGCCAAAGGGCGGATGA